A genomic region of Pseudomonas sp. RSB 5.4 contains the following coding sequences:
- the gcvT gene encoding glycine cleavage system aminomethyltransferase GcvT, protein MSTEQLSKTPLHALHIELGARMVPFAGYDMPVQYPLGVMKEHQHTREQAGLFDVSHMGQIRLTGANAAKALETLVPVDIIDLPVGMQRYAMFTNDSGGILDDLMVANLGNDELFLVVNAACKDQDLAHLQQHIGDQCTITELFEARALLALQGPAAVSVLARLAPEVAKMTFMQFNRVQLLGVDCFVSRSGYTGEDGFEISVPAADAEKLARALLAEPEVQAIGLGARDSLRLEAGLCLYGHDMNTDTTPIEASLLWAISKPRRADGARAGGFPGAEQVFAQQQNGVARKRVGLLPQERTPVREGAEIVNEAGEIIGSVCSGGFGPTLGGPLAMGYLDSAYVTLDTPVWAIVRGKKVQMLVSKMPFVPQRYYRG, encoded by the coding sequence ATGTCCACCGAACAACTGTCGAAAACCCCGTTGCACGCTCTGCACATCGAACTCGGCGCCCGTATGGTGCCGTTCGCCGGCTACGACATGCCGGTGCAATACCCGCTGGGCGTGATGAAGGAACACCAGCACACCCGCGAGCAGGCCGGGCTGTTCGATGTCTCGCACATGGGCCAGATCCGCCTGACCGGCGCCAATGCCGCCAAGGCTCTGGAAACCCTGGTACCGGTGGACATCATCGACCTGCCAGTGGGCATGCAGCGCTATGCGATGTTCACCAACGACAGCGGCGGCATTCTCGACGATTTGATGGTCGCCAATCTGGGCAACGACGAGCTGTTTCTGGTGGTCAACGCCGCGTGCAAGGATCAGGATCTCGCGCATTTGCAACAACACATCGGCGACCAGTGCACCATTACGGAGCTGTTCGAAGCCCGCGCCCTGCTGGCGTTACAAGGCCCGGCGGCGGTCAGCGTGCTGGCGCGTCTTGCGCCAGAGGTGGCGAAGATGACCTTCATGCAGTTCAATCGCGTGCAACTGCTGGGCGTGGATTGCTTCGTCAGCCGCTCGGGTTACACCGGTGAAGACGGTTTCGAAATCTCGGTGCCCGCCGCCGATGCGGAAAAACTCGCCCGCGCTTTGCTCGCTGAACCGGAAGTCCAGGCCATCGGCCTCGGCGCCCGCGACTCGCTGCGCCTGGAAGCCGGCCTGTGCCTGTACGGCCACGACATGAATACCGACACTACCCCGATCGAAGCCAGCCTGTTGTGGGCGATCTCCAAGCCACGCCGTGCCGATGGCGCGCGCGCCGGTGGTTTCCCGGGTGCGGAGCAGGTATTTGCCCAACAGCAGAACGGTGTTGCGCGCAAACGCGTCGGCCTGCTGCCGCAGGAACGTACGCCAGTGCGTGAAGGCGCAGAAATCGTCAACGAAGCAGGCGAGATCATCGGCAGCGTGTGCAGCGGTGGCTTCGGCCCGACGCTGGGCGGTCCATTGGCGATGGGTTACCTCGATAGCGCTTATGTCACTCTCGACACACCAGTCTGGGCCATCGTTCGTGGGAAAAAGGTGCAAATGCTTGTAAGCAAAATGCCATTTGTTCCACAACGCTACTATCGTGGTTGA
- a CDS encoding cold-shock protein, translating to MSTRQSGTVKWFNDEKGFGFITPESGPDLFVHFRAIQGNGFKSLKEGQKVTFVAVQGQKGMQADEVQAEG from the coding sequence ATGTCGACACGTCAGAGCGGTACCGTCAAGTGGTTTAACGACGAGAAAGGTTTTGGTTTTATCACTCCAGAAAGCGGTCCGGATCTGTTCGTGCATTTCCGCGCCATTCAGGGCAACGGCTTCAAGAGCCTGAAAGAAGGCCAGAAAGTGACCTTCGTTGCTGTGCAGGGCCAGAAAGGCATGCAGGCTGATGAAGTACAAGCAGAAGGCTAA
- the nadA gene encoding quinolinate synthase NadA, with translation MTQISERLLVQAHLDAKQPKPLSAEEEAYYRSAIAAELKAQDAVLVAHFYCDPVIQALAEETGGCVSDSLEMARFGNAHPAKTVVVAGVKFMGETAKILNPEKRVLMPTLDATCSLDLGCPVDEFSAFCDQHPERTVVVYANTSAAVKARADWVVTSSCALEIVESLMDNGETIIWGPDKHLGTYIQRKTGADMLLWDGACIVHEEFKSKQLEDMKALYPDAAILVHPESPTSVIELADAVGSTSQLIAAAQSLPNKTLIVATDRGIFYKMQQLCPDKVFIEAPTAGNGAACRSCAHCPWMAMNTLERTLKSLKEGTNEIFVDPALIPQAIRPLKRMLDFTQAARMKLAGNA, from the coding sequence ATGACGCAGATTTCCGAACGCCTTCTGGTTCAAGCCCACCTCGATGCCAAACAGCCTAAACCGCTGAGTGCCGAGGAAGAGGCCTACTACCGTTCCGCCATCGCCGCTGAGCTCAAGGCTCAGGACGCGGTGCTGGTTGCCCACTTCTATTGCGATCCGGTGATTCAGGCCCTGGCCGAAGAAACCGGTGGCTGTGTGTCCGACTCCCTGGAGATGGCCCGCTTCGGCAATGCCCATCCGGCCAAGACCGTAGTGGTCGCCGGCGTGAAGTTCATGGGCGAGACCGCGAAGATCCTCAACCCGGAAAAACGCGTGCTGATGCCGACCCTGGACGCGACCTGCTCGCTGGACCTGGGGTGCCCGGTGGACGAGTTCTCGGCGTTCTGCGATCAGCATCCGGAGCGCACGGTGGTGGTGTACGCCAACACCTCGGCCGCCGTCAAAGCCCGGGCTGACTGGGTAGTGACGTCGAGCTGTGCGCTGGAGATCGTCGAAAGCCTGATGGACAACGGCGAGACCATTATCTGGGGCCCGGACAAGCACCTGGGCACCTACATTCAACGCAAGACCGGCGCCGACATGCTGTTGTGGGACGGTGCCTGCATCGTCCACGAGGAATTCAAGTCCAAGCAGCTCGAAGACATGAAAGCGCTGTACCCGGACGCCGCGATTTTGGTGCACCCCGAGTCGCCGACCTCGGTGATCGAACTGGCCGACGCCGTAGGTTCCACCAGTCAGTTGATCGCTGCCGCGCAAAGCCTGCCGAACAAGACCCTGATCGTCGCCACCGACCGCGGCATCTTCTACAAGATGCAGCAGTTGTGCCCGGACAAGGTCTTCATCGAGGCGCCAACCGCCGGTAACGGCGCAGCGTGCCGCAGTTGCGCACATTGCCCGTGGATGGCCATGAACACCCTTGAGCGCACTCTCAAGAGCCTGAAGGAAGGGACGAACGAGATCTTTGTCGATCCGGCGTTGATTCCGCAGGCGATCCGCCCGTTGAAACGCATGCTGGATTTCACTCAGGCGGCGCGGATGAAGCTGGCGGGTAACGCTTAA
- a CDS encoding RDD family protein, with protein MSKNLLTPQGDFPAVGLGRRLAAMFYDFLLCTALLIVTGFVYKLIQAAIIGEERLRVLTDAGKMDGDPLYSTVLLLVLFAFFAKFWTHGGQTLGMQVWGIRVQNADGSAISLWQALLRFMVSIASWLCAGLGFFWSLYDKQKRTWHDIYSDTRVVRIPKKSK; from the coding sequence ATGTCGAAAAACCTGCTCACTCCCCAGGGCGACTTTCCTGCTGTTGGCCTCGGCCGCCGCTTGGCAGCCATGTTCTATGACTTCCTGCTGTGCACCGCCCTGCTGATCGTTACCGGCTTCGTTTACAAGTTGATCCAGGCAGCGATCATCGGTGAAGAACGCCTGCGCGTACTGACCGACGCCGGAAAAATGGATGGCGATCCGCTGTATTCCACGGTGCTGCTGTTGGTGCTGTTTGCGTTCTTCGCCAAGTTCTGGACTCACGGCGGACAGACACTGGGCATGCAGGTGTGGGGCATACGTGTGCAGAACGCCGATGGCAGCGCGATCAGCCTGTGGCAAGCGCTGCTGCGGTTTATGGTGTCGATCGCTTCGTGGCTGTGCGCAGGACTTGGATTCTTCTGGTCGCTGTACGACAAGCAGAAGCGCACCTGGCACGACATCTATTCCGATACCCGCGTGGTGCGGATTCCGAAGAAGAGCAAATAA